Proteins from a genomic interval of Nautilia sp. PV-1:
- a CDS encoding NADH-quinone oxidoreductase subunit A, producing the protein MGTILFFAAGILLGVILLYLIGIAVAPLNPSEIKNDHFECGLPPSSEVPMKANFGYFIFAIAFIVFDMAGLFFSLFVFADSTDALNWAMVFGILLFAAITISMKEYRNAKSS; encoded by the coding sequence ATGGGAACAATTCTATTTTTTGCGGCCGGAATTTTATTAGGCGTGATTTTACTGTACCTGATAGGTATAGCGGTGGCGCCTCTGAATCCGAGCGAAATAAAAAACGATCACTTTGAGTGCGGTCTTCCGCCGAGTTCAGAAGTACCGATGAAAGCAAATTTCGGATATTTTATTTTTGCAATAGCTTTTATCGTATTCGATATGGCAGGACTGTTTTTCAGTCTTTTTGTTTTTGCAGATTCTACTGATGCGCTTAACTGGGCAATGGTATTTGGGATTTTGCTGTTCGCGGCTATTACGATTAGTATGAAGGAGTATAGAAATGCTAAAAGTTCTTGA
- a CDS encoding ATP-binding protein produces the protein MIENIKLFLNEPKKSKIIDILNVNDEELQILKKLLSEYIDGNEDVRVRNLLKELFGEDKITALEKVALIKNLLEEGWIVVSSLSQIKNNDLSVLEIFNSSVSLSVAFLKLIEQGSLDLVIPEKTPYKDHLEYLHDQFLRIELYEQLSGIKSNSNKETASIKRLQSKLKLIENTIKEKIKKTKIELPVQNFIEENELNEKEEILFLALLKEEYTSSNENAREQNYLLSLISNDEIERIKNRTLLDDNSKLLSEGIFEYDELIGAFGGYSKIYFLNEDILNGLIHPKKKHKIEHIVRETIFDFIEPKKGLDEVILPAKTKEMINTLLKQIDKKVLRLLKEWGIKESNDMEAKIIFYGPPGTGKTLTAHSIAKELEKPVLSLDSSKILSMYVGESEKNVRKMFDEYYSICEKLKTKPILLLNEADQFLSSRTTSALSSADKMHNQMQNIFLEQLEKFDGLLIATTNLLETIDSAFSRRFEYKIKFEKPSFKERKKLWKIKLPKNAEYETDFNIDRLAEFELTGAQIEVIIKNTALKVAMRKKPVFKTDDFIEQIKTEKGNAFDSDKELGFIKV, from the coding sequence ATGATCGAAAATATAAAGCTTTTTTTAAACGAACCAAAAAAAAGCAAAATTATTGATATTTTGAATGTAAACGATGAAGAACTGCAGATATTAAAAAAACTTCTTTCCGAATACATAGACGGCAACGAAGATGTAAGAGTCAGAAATCTGTTAAAAGAGCTTTTCGGGGAAGATAAAATTACAGCGTTGGAAAAAGTCGCGTTGATAAAAAATCTTTTGGAAGAGGGCTGGATTGTTGTAAGCAGTCTTAGCCAGATTAAAAATAACGATCTTTCAGTGCTTGAGATATTCAATTCTTCAGTTTCACTTTCGGTAGCGTTTTTAAAACTGATAGAACAGGGAAGCCTTGATTTGGTTATTCCTGAAAAAACGCCTTATAAAGATCATTTGGAATATCTGCATGATCAGTTTTTGAGGATTGAACTGTATGAGCAGCTAAGCGGAATAAAATCAAATTCTAATAAAGAGACGGCCAGCATCAAAAGGCTTCAGAGCAAACTTAAACTAATTGAAAATACGATTAAAGAAAAAATTAAAAAAACGAAAATAGAACTTCCGGTTCAAAATTTCATTGAAGAGAACGAATTAAACGAAAAAGAAGAAATACTTTTTTTGGCTCTGTTAAAAGAAGAATATACTTCCAGCAACGAAAACGCGAGGGAACAGAATTATCTTTTGAGTTTAATCAGCAACGATGAAATAGAAAGAATAAAAAACAGAACGCTCTTAGACGACAACTCCAAACTTTTAAGCGAAGGTATATTTGAATATGACGAACTGATAGGGGCATTTGGCGGATACAGCAAAATATACTTTTTAAATGAGGATATTTTAAACGGACTTATTCATCCAAAGAAAAAACATAAAATCGAACATATTGTAAGAGAAACGATTTTTGATTTTATAGAGCCTAAAAAAGGGCTTGATGAGGTAATACTGCCCGCAAAAACCAAAGAAATGATAAATACGCTTTTAAAACAGATAGATAAAAAAGTTCTTAGACTGTTAAAAGAATGGGGTATTAAAGAAAGCAACGATATGGAGGCAAAAATTATTTTTTACGGGCCTCCGGGTACAGGTAAAACCCTTACGGCGCATTCTATAGCTAAAGAGCTGGAAAAACCAGTTTTAAGTCTGGATTCCAGTAAAATTTTATCAATGTATGTGGGGGAGAGTGAAAAAAACGTCAGAAAGATGTTTGACGAATATTATTCGATTTGCGAAAAACTGAAAACTAAACCTATCTTACTGCTTAACGAGGCTGATCAGTTTTTAAGTTCGCGTACTACTTCGGCGCTGAGCAGTGCAGATAAAATGCATAATCAGATGCAGAATATATTTTTAGAGCAGCTGGAAAAATTTGACGGATTGTTAATTGCCACTACCAATCTTTTAGAAACAATTGACAGTGCTTTTTCCAGAAGATTCGAATATAAAATAAAGTTTGAAAAGCCTTCTTTTAAAGAACGGAAAAAACTATGGAAAATCAAACTTCCTAAAAATGCCGAATATGAAACTGATTTTAATATAGACAGGCTTGCAGAATTCGAATTAACCGGAGCGCAGATAGAAGTGATAATTAAAAATACCGCCCTGAAAGTCGCAATGAGAAAAAAACCAGTATTTAAAACCGATGATTTTATCGAACAGATAAAAACAGAAAAAGGCAATGCTTTTGACAGTGACAAAGAGTTAGGGTTCATAAAAGTGTGA
- a CDS encoding 16S rRNA (uracil(1498)-N(3))-methyltransferase yields the protein MQFIYLPNPQPQITLSGEAHKYLFKVRRIKKDEFVKVRNLKDDYLYIYKIENINKKEALLSLTEKKLQPNRPKKYFHIAWCVIDPKNIEKALPSLNEIGVGKISFIYCDRSQKNFRLKLERLEKILINSCQQCGRSSLMEIETIKSSKEFFDKYGSFYALDFDGEKLKENIECNYPFLIGPEGGFSDEERNHFKEKFKLESFILRSETAAIGISSKILL from the coding sequence ATGCAGTTTATATATCTGCCAAACCCTCAACCGCAGATAACACTGAGCGGTGAAGCCCATAAATATCTTTTTAAAGTCAGACGTATAAAAAAAGACGAATTTGTAAAAGTAAGAAACTTAAAAGACGACTATCTTTATATTTACAAAATAGAAAACATCAACAAAAAAGAAGCCCTGCTTTCACTCACAGAAAAAAAACTGCAGCCGAACAGACCGAAAAAATATTTTCATATAGCCTGGTGCGTAATAGACCCTAAAAACATAGAAAAAGCCCTTCCGTCACTAAACGAAATAGGAGTCGGCAAAATAAGTTTTATATACTGCGACCGTTCTCAAAAAAATTTCAGACTTAAACTTGAAAGACTGGAAAAAATACTTATAAACTCCTGCCAGCAGTGCGGCAGAAGCTCCTTAATGGAAATTGAAACAATAAAGTCTTCAAAAGAGTTTTTTGACAAATACGGCAGTTTTTACGCACTTGATTTTGACGGAGAAAAACTGAAAGAAAATATTGAATGCAATTATCCTTTTCTAATAGGTCCGGAAGGCGGTTTCAGTGATGAAGAAAGAAACCATTTTAAAGAAAAATTTAAACTTGAAAGTTTTATTTTAAGAAGTGAAACGGCTGCAATCGGAATAAGCTCTAAAATATTGTTATAA
- a CDS encoding response regulator transcription factor: protein MKIIVIEDEETLNDALTMFLESEGYEVHSYYNLKDFFSSIYDYLDAELIIADISLPDGNFLEEMKKHPNIAKKTKTIIISGQTEIENIKKAFNRGAEDFIKKPFDYEEILLRINKIFNQKNYKINDEVSYDADAKCLIKNDEKIMLSKKESATLELFLKNRGKILSPEQIMQEVWGEQVENNTLTVMIKRVREKIGDKRAIVSKRDLGYIMF, encoded by the coding sequence ATGAAAATAATCGTAATTGAAGATGAAGAAACTCTTAACGACGCATTAACCATGTTTCTGGAAAGTGAAGGTTATGAAGTCCATTCTTATTACAATTTAAAAGATTTTTTTTCATCTATTTATGATTATTTGGATGCCGAGCTTATTATCGCCGACATTTCCCTTCCGGATGGAAATTTCTTAGAAGAAATGAAAAAACATCCGAATATTGCAAAAAAAACAAAGACAATTATAATCTCAGGACAGACTGAAATTGAAAATATAAAAAAAGCTTTCAACCGAGGTGCGGAAGATTTTATAAAAAAACCTTTCGATTATGAAGAAATATTACTAAGAATCAACAAAATATTTAATCAAAAAAACTATAAAATCAATGATGAAGTCAGCTATGACGCGGATGCGAAATGTTTGATAAAAAACGACGAAAAAATTATGCTTTCCAAAAAAGAGTCGGCAACTCTTGAACTCTTCTTAAAAAACAGGGGGAAAATCCTATCACCCGAACAGATAATGCAGGAAGTCTGGGGTGAACAGGTAGAAAACAACACTTTAACCGTAATGATAAAAAGAGTAAGGGAAAAAATCGGAGATAAAAGAGCTATAGTCTCTAAAAGGGATCTCGGCTATATCATGTTCTAA
- a CDS encoding ATP-binding protein: MFKFNKTPFAHVFFHDIKNKLGSIKFSISMLKNPKIAQSQREKLINSLLSTIEKTIDMLQDFIEMERFKKTKFLKNEKFHLKEIIDEIVKELEIDIERKNITLYVNTDEAEYIKTNKEWLKKALFNIIHNSIKYNKENGELFISINKEKKGYMLIIKDTGIGMSEEEKKNIFKKYYTSGKDHGTGIGLNMSRAVIESIGGAIAIESEKDKGSKFFIYLPKTAKQIRIRQLATALSGIALFLFISIDYFYCLIPQRIITESSNNSVIYKLQNNVVARADKNDKLQIIAYRNIFNTKSRTKFILKKADVAINTASNPIEVIANGEVIKNHGTEFETVANTNKLATSVYKGSIQAGDTNVMKNEGLIYKKNRLVKENLPAEVTNIVITTDRNYNTDVSWDSPYKNFVITLSRDKNFANIPLIKLNTAKKYLSFDMLEDGKWYIAVQSEKESLFSIPAVKSFLSLKNYEKALQAFNQGDLSLANTLLNISLSTIRNDSYKPYLLKAKILLKLGSGSQALDYAKKAYEISKNDQTKYELALIYYKNAYYNKSINLLKNIKNKDVSKLLAFNYYKLGDYKNAKKYLYKTLEADPKNIEALKYMINIQEKEHNKFLLQYFKEQLKELK; this comes from the coding sequence ATGTTCAAATTTAACAAAACGCCGTTTGCGCATGTTTTTTTTCACGATATCAAAAACAAACTGGGCAGTATTAAATTCAGTATATCTATGCTTAAAAATCCGAAAATTGCCCAGTCTCAAAGAGAAAAACTAATAAACTCCCTGCTCTCTACCATAGAAAAAACTATAGACATGCTCCAAGACTTTATAGAAATGGAACGATTTAAAAAAACCAAATTTTTAAAAAACGAGAAGTTTCATCTAAAAGAAATAATCGATGAAATCGTAAAAGAACTGGAAATAGACATAGAAAGAAAAAACATAACCTTATACGTAAACACTGATGAAGCCGAATATATAAAAACAAATAAAGAATGGCTGAAAAAAGCGCTTTTTAACATAATTCACAACAGCATTAAATACAATAAAGAAAACGGAGAGCTTTTTATAAGTATAAATAAAGAAAAAAAAGGTTATATGCTTATAATAAAAGACACCGGTATAGGAATGAGCGAAGAAGAAAAGAAAAATATTTTTAAAAAATACTATACTTCCGGAAAAGATCACGGAACCGGAATCGGGCTGAACATGTCAAGGGCGGTGATAGAATCGATAGGCGGTGCAATCGCCATAGAAAGTGAAAAAGACAAAGGAAGCAAGTTTTTTATATATCTTCCGAAAACCGCCAAACAGATAAGAATCAGACAGCTAGCAACTGCATTGTCCGGAATCGCCCTGTTTTTATTTATAAGTATAGATTATTTTTACTGTTTAATCCCTCAAAGAATAATTACCGAATCCTCCAACAACAGTGTAATTTACAAACTTCAAAACAATGTGGTCGCCAGAGCCGATAAAAACGATAAATTACAAATAATCGCATACAGAAACATATTCAATACAAAATCCAGAACAAAGTTTATTCTGAAAAAAGCCGATGTTGCAATCAATACGGCTTCTAACCCTATTGAAGTAATCGCAAACGGAGAGGTTATTAAAAACCACGGAACGGAATTTGAAACAGTGGCTAACACGAACAAACTCGCAACAAGTGTTTACAAAGGAAGTATTCAGGCGGGAGACACCAATGTTATGAAAAACGAAGGACTTATTTACAAAAAAAACAGACTTGTAAAAGAAAATTTACCGGCTGAAGTAACAAACATTGTCATAACTACAGACAGAAATTACAATACCGACGTTTCATGGGACAGTCCTTATAAAAACTTTGTAATAACTTTATCAAGAGACAAAAATTTTGCCAATATTCCTCTTATAAAATTAAACACCGCAAAAAAATACCTTTCTTTCGATATGCTTGAAGACGGAAAATGGTATATTGCCGTTCAAAGCGAAAAAGAATCCCTGTTTTCAATTCCAGCGGTTAAATCCTTCTTATCTCTGAAAAATTATGAAAAAGCGCTTCAGGCCTTTAACCAGGGAGATTTAAGCCTGGCAAACACACTTCTGAACATAAGTTTGTCAACCATAAGAAACGATTCGTATAAACCTTACCTGTTAAAAGCAAAAATTTTATTAAAACTGGGCAGCGGTTCACAGGCTTTGGATTATGCAAAAAAAGCTTATGAAATCAGCAAAAACGACCAGACCAAATACGAACTGGCTCTTATATATTATAAAAACGCTTATTACAACAAAAGTATAAATCTGTTAAAAAACATCAAAAACAAAGACGTCAGCAAACTACTTGCTTTTAATTACTATAAATTAGGAGATTATAAAAATGCCAAAAAATACCTATATAAAACATTAGAAGCCGATCCTAAAAATATAGAAGCATTAAAATATATGATAAACATTCAGGAAAAAGAACACAATAAATTTTTATTACAGTATTTTAAAGAACAATTAAAGGAACTTAAATGA
- a CDS encoding response regulator transcription factor produces the protein MNFDEIVQKSEIILIEGGKKQGKLSLALYKCENEKTVIFSAYNKPIFLKRLSAISNLKDDKIQNVLSKLKFFTLKEDWLEYKIKYGYDFLLEDIKRIIKEYNPKNVIFHRLDMIFGSHINDNTSIFMEKLISLKENFDCKFFITVIPNEEYETIIETIEDFSDLNIEIKKENERIIYIKNSIFPVTPDKYFFKYENDKIKIYPVETQIKSSKNIHILLITDKKELIELHQYIFGKKGFFIDIATSMSDTINKILSGPDIIIYNPKDEKLDLSVCNTIKQQKIPSKLIYITQSEYVRMEDKMKAIESGCYEMFPLNFTLGEYILEIEKMIGTNFYTNILNKLLTNKIVNNIKHFCDVIDSMYEERVYFTVLKFKSDHNPENIRKKLRSTDIIYYDAKTKQYILCLINIRKMNIDPVLNKLFETKPDILIIESTQWNEKKEEICK, from the coding sequence ATGAACTTTGACGAAATAGTTCAAAAATCCGAAATAATTTTAATCGAAGGCGGTAAAAAACAGGGAAAACTGAGTTTAGCCCTTTACAAGTGCGAAAATGAAAAAACAGTTATTTTTTCCGCTTACAACAAACCTATATTTTTAAAAAGACTTAGTGCTATTTCTAACCTGAAAGACGATAAAATTCAAAATGTGCTGAGTAAACTTAAATTTTTTACCCTTAAAGAAGACTGGCTGGAGTATAAAATCAAATACGGGTATGATTTTCTGCTAGAAGACATAAAAAGAATAATAAAAGAATATAATCCGAAAAATGTCATATTTCACAGGCTTGATATGATATTCGGGTCGCATATAAACGACAACACTTCTATCTTTATGGAAAAACTTATCTCTTTAAAAGAAAATTTTGACTGTAAGTTTTTTATAACCGTTATTCCAAACGAGGAATATGAAACGATAATAGAAACAATAGAAGATTTCAGCGACTTAAATATTGAGATAAAAAAAGAAAATGAAAGAATTATTTATATAAAAAACTCTATTTTTCCGGTAACACCGGATAAATACTTTTTTAAATACGAAAACGACAAAATAAAAATATATCCTGTGGAAACACAGATAAAATCATCAAAAAACATCCACATTTTACTTATTACGGATAAAAAAGAACTGATAGAACTTCATCAATATATATTTGGGAAAAAAGGCTTTTTTATAGACATTGCAACCAGCATGTCAGATACGATAAACAAAATTTTAAGCGGTCCGGACATAATAATTTACAATCCAAAAGACGAAAAACTGGATTTAAGCGTATGCAACACTATCAAACAGCAAAAAATACCTTCAAAACTTATTTATATCACTCAATCCGAATATGTAAGGATGGAAGATAAAATGAAAGCCATCGAATCCGGATGCTATGAAATGTTTCCTTTGAATTTCACGCTTGGCGAATATATTCTTGAAATTGAAAAAATGATAGGCACCAATTTTTATACGAATATTCTAAACAAACTTTTAACCAACAAAATAGTAAACAATATAAAACATTTTTGCGATGTTATTGATTCTATGTATGAAGAAAGAGTTTATTTTACCGTTCTAAAATTCAAATCCGACCATAATCCTGAAAACATAAGAAAAAAACTAAGAAGCACCGATATTATATATTATGATGCAAAAACGAAACAGTATATATTATGTCTAATAAACATAAGAAAAATGAATATAGACCCGGTTTTAAACAAACTGTTTGAAACAAAACCGGATATTTTGATTATAGAATCGACACAGTGGAATGAAAAAAAAGAGGAGATATGTAAATGA
- a CDS encoding tetratricopeptide repeat protein, with amino-acid sequence MKKLIILLLCVIAWSLNIDIHSLENELQKHPEDIKNRLVAASYYIEHNNYAKAQKYLTEVLKKEPKNKYALKLKQKIEAVYLYEKVLKKYKDINTAFNDLYEKQKYKELLHLYNALKTLSKTSQINENNKLNIARVAMWEGKYDLSLNILSRLKNKKTLDYYEIKAYDLYYKGDYKNAKRYFQTLFQTTGKTEYAKKLLDIYFYLGETDSAQKLLLSLKRTHPKIAKEYEQKITQIKQKRLKTLEKQYEKNPNFSNLQQLAYALFETSHKKAIDLVKDYIKQKPNDKNAKIFLAQLLSWSGNNEEALKYLKEFQNSNDMKAKLLFGKILAWQGEYDKALLFLSDVYEHGSPSQKYEAKKMLGFIAMWQNQNSKAKKIFTSLLKQNPKDEDVIEALMVLNHNIKPLIAKYEKLLKKDPGNEEYILKLADYNYMLNNYEKAAYYYEKYLKIHPEKLEIYKTLGDIYLKLKNFYKGFGDLEYYASYKNTKEAYLDLAKRYYWNGFNKEALKVLDELLKKYPNYQDALILKAKILKINPRFVNSSSAATIDEYYAKRSEKILALGDRAYFANLYKSASDYYKEYLFLKPNDYDVREKYAYALEASKEYAKAAGEFYLLMWYKKTPLIEYHYAYNLQKAGKIQQAKKIYEKLLKEVPKPLPGFLKTFINDWKNAWESMNFNKYASFYDKSISQKLYWRLKKQSIFKRASFISVGIYDPILLSKKGNIYTVRFFQVYASKIKKDKGYKTLEIKCDNQQQCKIIKESWTPGTYTPYNPDNSLEKYIKDNLNEINSTKKTEIKLTNKTFPKNGKNYTPKTQTAQQTNTDDIKKQDIVLASDLTLHPQSEKLALDYTYLKKEKATVKNIIQQDLKASNNKAYNWELYGYINYFKDNQNTDMFTRYIRLSHFVKGYYPFLFYKNYNLSEASDKKGFLYGFGVKKNPFLFDVFIDRSGVNALGWDFEYSPFYLRGITFRLNRHNMVYSRKTVCSAQHMKIKSEITGYKVIQKPRELWWSIAYEKVDDGNNVLTPQLEYDIKSFSFKNIPAVLYFSGWYQFNTKQTDCYYSPDKTDTNIIGLKVFKEFRYVRLKLKGGLGYSFFDNTYVYNYGFWFFSKNIKNFEAKAGCQFSNTSGISSPSNYKSMECEISARKIW; translated from the coding sequence ATGAAAAAGCTTATAATACTGCTTTTATGTGTAATTGCATGGAGTCTTAATATTGACATACATTCGCTTGAAAACGAGCTGCAAAAACATCCAGAAGATATCAAAAACCGTTTGGTAGCGGCCAGTTATTATATCGAACACAATAATTATGCCAAAGCTCAAAAATACTTAACGGAAGTTTTAAAAAAAGAGCCTAAAAACAAATATGCCTTAAAACTGAAACAAAAAATTGAAGCCGTTTATTTATATGAAAAGGTCCTAAAGAAATACAAAGATATAAATACCGCTTTTAACGATTTATATGAAAAGCAAAAATACAAAGAACTATTACATCTGTATAATGCTTTAAAAACTCTCTCAAAAACCTCTCAAATAAATGAAAACAACAAATTAAATATTGCCAGAGTCGCAATGTGGGAAGGGAAATATGATCTTTCTTTAAACATTCTTTCCAGATTAAAAAACAAAAAAACGCTTGATTATTACGAAATAAAAGCTTACGACCTTTACTATAAAGGCGATTACAAAAACGCTAAACGGTATTTTCAGACACTGTTTCAAACTACCGGAAAAACAGAATATGCAAAAAAACTCCTTGATATATACTTTTATTTAGGAGAAACCGATTCGGCACAAAAATTACTTCTTTCATTAAAAAGAACTCATCCAAAAATTGCAAAAGAATACGAACAAAAAATAACACAGATAAAGCAAAAAAGATTAAAAACCCTTGAAAAACAGTATGAAAAAAACCCTAACTTTTCAAATCTGCAGCAACTGGCTTACGCACTTTTTGAAACATCTCACAAAAAAGCAATTGATTTGGTTAAGGACTATATTAAACAAAAACCTAATGACAAAAACGCAAAAATATTTTTGGCACAGCTTTTAAGCTGGAGCGGCAACAACGAAGAAGCTTTAAAATATTTAAAAGAATTTCAAAACTCAAACGATATGAAAGCCAAGCTTTTATTTGGAAAAATATTGGCATGGCAGGGAGAATACGACAAAGCGCTGCTGTTTTTAAGCGATGTTTACGAACACGGCAGCCCTTCTCAAAAATACGAGGCAAAAAAAATGCTGGGCTTTATCGCCATGTGGCAGAATCAAAACTCAAAAGCCAAAAAAATATTTACATCTTTACTAAAACAAAATCCCAAAGATGAAGATGTCATAGAAGCTTTAATGGTTTTAAACCATAATATTAAACCTTTAATTGCCAAATATGAAAAACTGCTGAAAAAAGATCCAGGTAACGAAGAATATATATTAAAACTGGCAGATTATAATTATATGCTTAACAATTATGAAAAAGCCGCATATTATTATGAAAAATACTTAAAAATACATCCGGAAAAACTGGAAATTTATAAAACGCTTGGAGATATTTACCTAAAACTGAAAAACTTCTATAAAGGATTCGGAGACCTAGAATACTACGCCAGCTATAAAAACACAAAAGAAGCCTATCTTGATCTTGCAAAAAGATATTACTGGAACGGATTTAACAAAGAAGCCCTTAAAGTGCTGGATGAACTATTGAAAAAATATCCTAATTATCAGGACGCCCTCATTTTAAAAGCCAAAATTTTGAAAATAAATCCTAGATTCGTAAATTCAAGCAGTGCCGCAACTATAGACGAATATTATGCTAAAAGAAGCGAAAAAATACTGGCACTGGGTGACAGGGCTTATTTTGCAAATTTATATAAAAGCGCATCAGACTATTATAAAGAATATCTTTTCTTAAAACCTAACGATTACGACGTAAGAGAAAAATACGCTTACGCGCTTGAAGCATCAAAAGAGTATGCAAAAGCCGCCGGAGAATTTTATCTATTAATGTGGTATAAAAAAACACCTCTTATAGAATACCACTACGCCTACAACCTTCAAAAAGCGGGCAAAATCCAACAAGCTAAAAAAATATACGAAAAGCTTCTTAAAGAAGTGCCAAAACCTCTTCCTGGTTTTTTGAAAACGTTTATAAACGACTGGAAAAACGCATGGGAGAGTATGAACTTTAATAAGTATGCTTCCTTTTACGACAAATCCATTTCTCAAAAACTGTACTGGCGACTTAAAAAACAGTCAATATTCAAAAGAGCCTCTTTTATAAGCGTAGGTATATATGACCCTATACTTTTATCCAAAAAAGGAAATATTTATACAGTAAGATTTTTTCAGGTATACGCCTCTAAAATAAAAAAAGACAAAGGATATAAAACGCTTGAGATAAAATGCGACAATCAACAACAGTGTAAAATAATCAAAGAAAGCTGGACTCCGGGAACATACACTCCTTACAATCCTGACAACTCTTTGGAAAAATATATTAAAGACAATCTCAATGAAATAAACAGCACAAAAAAAACGGAAATAAAACTCACGAACAAAACCTTTCCTAAAAACGGTAAAAACTATACTCCAAAAACCCAAACGGCCCAGCAGACCAACACCGACGACATAAAAAAACAGGACATCGTCCTTGCGTCAGATCTTACACTGCATCCCCAAAGCGAAAAACTGGCTTTGGATTACACTTATTTGAAAAAAGAAAAAGCCACGGTTAAAAACATTATCCAGCAGGATTTGAAAGCGTCAAACAATAAAGCATACAATTGGGAACTTTACGGATATATAAACTATTTCAAAGACAATCAAAACACTGATATGTTTACAAGGTATATACGGCTTTCGCATTTTGTTAAAGGATATTATCCTTTTTTGTTTTATAAAAACTACAACCTCTCAGAAGCATCAGATAAGAAAGGGTTTTTATACGGTTTCGGCGTAAAAAAAAATCCTTTCTTATTTGATGTTTTTATAGACAGAAGCGGTGTAAATGCTCTAGGGTGGGATTTTGAATATTCTCCGTTTTATCTAAGAGGTATTACGTTTAGACTAAACAGACACAATATGGTTTATTCCAGAAAAACCGTATGCAGTGCGCAGCATATGAAAATAAAATCGGAAATCACCGGTTACAAAGTTATTCAAAAACCGAGAGAGCTGTGGTGGTCAATAGCTTATGAAAAAGTAGACGACGGCAACAATGTTTTAACACCCCAGCTTGAATACGATATTAAAAGTTTTTCTTTTAAAAACATACCTGCAGTATTGTATTTTTCAGGATGGTATCAGTTTAACACCAAACAGACGGACTGTTACTATTCTCCTGATAAAACGGACACTAATATTATCGGTCTAAAAGTTTTTAAAGAATTCCGGTATGTCCGCTTAAAACTTAAAGGCGGGCTCGGTTACAGCTTTTTTGACAACACTTATGTATATAATTACGGTTTTTGGTTTTTTTCAAAAAACATCAAAAACTTTGAAGCAAAAGCCGGATGTCAGTTTAGCAACACATCGGGCATAAGCAGCCCTTCAAATTACAAAAGTATGGAATGTGAAATTTCAGCAAGGAAAATCTGGTGA